The Methanohalophilus levihalophilus genome has a segment encoding these proteins:
- a CDS encoding DUF7847 domain-containing protein — protein sequence MESISLTLRKGFQTWTHNLNICIPFFLNVFLGMFVIFGTFVIAIALLILPAMPSLPENPDAIEPEMVIGILNSSFYDNFLLMGLIALIAVILLTIIGSYFEAGAIGMAKKASEKGTSTIGDMFTYGRENFVNLFLIKFILLLIMLTGIIFIVPGILSVGDLEGFFLNPEEAASGALILVFGMLLWTLYIMVVELVFTYSEYAVVVENLDPVTALEKGFSVFMQNKLDTFLLWLFIISISILIALIGQMMGTIEALGTLWSFTDFVISFAVIQPLTAIWWTRMFMRRTGKEIYDIDEYLEYV from the coding sequence ATGGAAAGTATAAGCCTGACATTAAGAAAAGGCTTCCAGACATGGACTCATAACCTAAACATCTGCATCCCTTTTTTCCTGAATGTTTTCCTCGGGATGTTTGTGATTTTTGGTACATTTGTAATTGCTATTGCTTTACTTATTCTCCCCGCAATGCCTTCACTCCCTGAAAACCCGGATGCTATAGAACCCGAAATGGTAATTGGAATCCTGAACTCTTCCTTTTATGACAATTTCCTGCTGATGGGACTTATTGCTTTGATAGCTGTAATTCTGCTAACAATTATTGGCTCCTACTTTGAAGCGGGAGCTATTGGAATGGCAAAAAAAGCTTCTGAAAAAGGAACCTCTACAATCGGAGACATGTTCACATACGGAAGGGAGAATTTTGTAAACCTTTTCCTTATCAAGTTCATACTTCTCCTGATAATGCTTACAGGAATTATTTTTATCGTTCCCGGGATACTAAGTGTAGGAGATCTTGAAGGATTTTTCCTTAACCCGGAAGAAGCAGCCTCAGGGGCACTAATACTTGTTTTTGGAATGCTGTTATGGACTCTGTACATAATGGTCGTAGAACTGGTTTTCACTTACTCCGAATACGCTGTAGTTGTCGAAAATCTTGATCCGGTCACTGCCCTTGAAAAAGGTTTCAGTGTATTTATGCAAAATAAACTAGATACATTTCTGCTCTGGCTTTTCATAATAAGCATTTCAATCCTGATTGCACTGATTGGCCAGATGATGGGAACAATTGAAGCTCTCGGAACACTCTGGTCCTTTACAGACTTTGTTATCTCCTTCGCAGTAATTCAACCGCTTACAGCCATATGGTGGACACGAATGTTTATGCGAAGGACAGGAAAAGAAATCTACGATATTGACGAGTATCTCGAATACGTCTGA
- a CDS encoding sodium-translocating pyrophosphatase: protein MENIIYLAPLAGIISLVFSAFFASRVLKEGTGNEKMQDISKAIQEGAMAFLNRQYKTVAIVAVILAFMIYFLIAENSGRVVIGFLVGAASSALAGYIGMNVSVRANVRTANAASRSLQDAMSVAVQGGAVTGFAVVGLALLGTSVFYILFGDVDQVVGFGFGASLISLFARVGGGIFTKAADVGADLVGKVEAGIPEDDPRNAGVIADNVGDNVGDCAGMGADLFETYVVTVLASMLLGSQLLTAYPNAILYPLILGAVAIFASVISIFFVKVGDDGKIMKALYKGVVVSAVLCLGAFYFVTTFLGMSITLYYASLIGIAIMVLMVVFTEYYTSTSYRPVKTIAKASETGAGTNVISGLAIGFESTALPLAIIVIGILAAFFVVGGAADPAMGLYGIAIAAAAMLSVTGMIVTLDSYGPITDNAGGIAEMAGLPEEVRNTTDALDAVGNTTKAVTKGYAIGSAALGALALFADYRHKVDLDMGALSLDNPVVLVGLFIGALLPFIFSAVTMKAVGKAAFGIVNEVRRQFREIPGIMEGTAKPEYGKCVDIVTAAAIREMAIPGFLAVATPLIVGVVLGPLALGGLLIGIIASGLLLALTMDNGGGAWDNAKKLIEDGQHGGKGSDAHKAAVVGDTVGDPFKDTAGPALNSLIKVVNMVAILFASLFIGAGIF, encoded by the coding sequence ATGGAGAATATAATATATCTGGCCCCCCTGGCAGGTATCATAAGTCTTGTATTTTCCGCATTCTTCGCAAGCCGTGTTCTTAAGGAAGGAACCGGAAATGAGAAGATGCAGGATATATCCAAGGCTATCCAAGAAGGGGCAATGGCATTTCTGAATCGTCAATATAAAACAGTAGCAATCGTAGCCGTTATTCTGGCTTTCATGATATACTTCCTGATCGCAGAAAACAGCGGCAGGGTAGTTATCGGATTCCTTGTAGGTGCTGCAAGTTCCGCACTCGCAGGCTACATCGGTATGAACGTATCCGTACGTGCAAATGTAAGGACTGCTAACGCAGCTTCCCGTAGCCTTCAGGACGCAATGAGCGTTGCTGTGCAGGGAGGAGCAGTTACCGGTTTTGCAGTAGTAGGATTAGCTCTCCTCGGAACCAGTGTGTTCTACATCCTCTTCGGAGACGTTGACCAGGTAGTAGGATTCGGTTTCGGTGCCAGTCTTATCAGTCTCTTCGCAAGGGTTGGCGGCGGTATTTTCACCAAAGCTGCAGATGTAGGAGCAGACCTTGTAGGTAAAGTAGAAGCAGGAATTCCTGAAGACGACCCACGTAATGCCGGCGTCATTGCTGACAACGTCGGTGACAATGTCGGGGACTGTGCAGGAATGGGTGCTGACCTGTTCGAAACCTATGTAGTAACCGTCCTTGCTTCAATGTTGCTGGGAAGCCAGCTTCTTACAGCTTATCCAAACGCTATTCTTTATCCACTCATTCTCGGTGCAGTGGCCATCTTTGCATCAGTCATCTCCATATTCTTCGTGAAAGTCGGTGATGATGGCAAGATTATGAAAGCGCTTTACAAAGGAGTTGTTGTATCGGCAGTTCTCTGTCTCGGTGCATTCTATTTTGTAACAACTTTCCTGGGAATGAGCATCACACTTTATTACGCATCCCTTATAGGTATTGCAATTATGGTCTTGATGGTGGTATTTACAGAATACTACACTTCAACCAGCTACCGTCCGGTTAAGACCATTGCAAAAGCATCAGAAACCGGCGCAGGAACAAATGTAATTTCAGGTCTTGCAATCGGATTTGAAAGTACAGCCCTGCCTCTTGCAATTATTGTAATCGGTATCCTTGCAGCATTCTTTGTTGTCGGTGGAGCCGCAGATCCAGCAATGGGTCTTTACGGTATTGCAATTGCAGCAGCTGCAATGCTTTCAGTAACAGGTATGATTGTTACACTCGACTCCTACGGACCAATCACTGACAATGCCGGCGGAATTGCTGAAATGGCAGGTCTTCCAGAAGAAGTCCGTAACACAACCGATGCTCTCGACGCAGTAGGTAACACCACAAAAGCTGTTACAAAAGGATATGCAATCGGTTCTGCAGCACTCGGTGCACTTGCACTTTTCGCAGACTACCGTCACAAGGTTGATCTTGACATGGGTGCACTCAGCCTCGATAACCCTGTGGTTCTCGTAGGCCTGTTTATCGGTGCTCTTTTGCCATTCATCTTCAGTGCAGTAACCATGAAAGCAGTCGGAAAGGCTGCGTTTGGAATTGTAAATGAAGTACGTCGCCAGTTCCGTGAAATTCCCGGAATCATGGAAGGAACTGCAAAACCGGAATATGGAAAATGTGTGGACATTGTCACCGCAGCAGCTATTCGTGAAATGGCAATTCCAGGATTCCTTGCAGTCGCAACCCCATTGATCGTAGGAGTTGTACTCGGCCCGCTTGCACTCGGAGGACTCCTTATCGGAATTATTGCATCCGGTCTTCTGCTTGCCCTTACAATGGACAACGGTGGCGGAGCATGGGATAACGCAAAGAAACTTATTGAAGATGGACAACACGGTGGAAAAGGCTCTGATGCTCACAAAGCAGCAGTCGTTGGTGACACCGTTGGTGACCCATTCAAGGACACAGCCGGTCCGGCACTTAACTCCCTTATCAAGGTAGTTAACATGGTGGCCATCCTGTTCGCTTCCCTGTTCATCGGAGCAGGTATTTTCTGA
- the acs gene encoding acetate--CoA ligase, with amino-acid sequence MDEMIESSLKEQLVLNPPEGFSRSANISDPEIYRRSEEDPEKFWGELSKNIDWFEEWDQILDWKPPHSKWFLNGKLNASYNCLDRHLQNKKDKLAIIWEGEDGAEKTYTYGELYDATCRFSNVLKKMGVEKGDIVTIYLPMIPEAVIAMLACARIGAPHSVVFAGFSHEALAQRVTDAKSEYVITCDGYHHKGKLQTQKEKTDKGLEKVSGVKEVLVVQHANNEIDMKPGRDVWLHYLLHGVSNECPAEPMDSEDTLFLMYTSGTTGKPKGVVHSTGGYLVSAYTTANWVFDLKDDDIYWCTADVGWITGHSYITYGPLLNGATILIYEGSPDYPGKARFWSLIEKYKVTIFYTAPTAIRMFMKWGDALPQKHDLSSLRLLGSVGEPINPRAWLWYYEQIGGKRCPVVDTWWQTETGMIMITSLPGITPMKPGSASKAFPGIKAVVLDEAGNEVPVGKGGYLAIKNPWPSMIRTVHGNEERFHKTYWSKWGGDIYMSGDGARVDEDGYIWVLGRLDDVIKVAGHRLGTMEIESSLVSHPAVTEAAVEGKADEIKGEVIVAYVILEAYVEPSDKLRDELKAHVADEIGHIARPADIIFAEDLPKTRSGKIMRRILKAITNGEDVGDVTTLQNPDIVEELKRKVGGE; translated from the coding sequence ATGGATGAAATGATAGAATCTTCCTTAAAAGAACAATTGGTTTTGAATCCTCCGGAAGGATTTTCCAGATCTGCAAATATAAGCGATCCTGAAATTTACAGGAGGTCGGAAGAAGATCCTGAAAAATTCTGGGGAGAACTATCCAAAAATATAGACTGGTTTGAGGAATGGGATCAGATCCTTGACTGGAAACCGCCACATAGTAAATGGTTTTTAAACGGCAAGTTGAATGCTTCTTATAATTGTCTTGACCGGCATCTTCAAAACAAGAAGGATAAACTTGCCATAATCTGGGAAGGGGAAGATGGTGCTGAGAAAACATACACTTATGGTGAATTGTATGATGCAACCTGTCGCTTCTCTAATGTTCTCAAAAAAATGGGCGTTGAAAAAGGGGATATTGTTACCATTTACCTGCCCATGATTCCTGAAGCTGTTATTGCGATGCTTGCATGTGCCCGGATTGGTGCTCCTCACAGTGTAGTATTTGCAGGATTTTCCCACGAAGCTCTTGCTCAAAGGGTCACTGATGCCAAAAGTGAATATGTAATTACCTGTGACGGATATCATCACAAGGGTAAGCTCCAGACTCAAAAAGAGAAAACAGACAAAGGGCTGGAAAAGGTTTCAGGTGTCAAAGAGGTTCTTGTTGTCCAGCATGCGAATAATGAAATTGATATGAAGCCCGGGAGGGATGTGTGGCTTCATTACCTTCTTCATGGGGTTAGCAACGAGTGTCCTGCTGAACCAATGGATTCGGAAGATACGCTTTTCCTTATGTATACCAGTGGGACAACCGGAAAACCAAAAGGTGTTGTTCATTCAACCGGTGGCTATCTTGTGAGTGCATACACAACCGCCAACTGGGTTTTCGATTTAAAGGACGATGATATCTACTGGTGCACTGCCGATGTTGGCTGGATTACCGGTCATTCATATATTACATATGGCCCCCTGCTCAACGGTGCAACAATACTAATCTATGAGGGATCACCGGATTATCCAGGGAAGGCGCGTTTCTGGTCTCTTATTGAGAAGTATAAGGTTACAATTTTCTATACGGCACCGACTGCGATACGTATGTTTATGAAGTGGGGTGATGCTCTGCCTCAAAAGCATGATCTTTCTTCCCTGCGCCTGCTTGGTAGTGTGGGGGAGCCAATAAATCCTCGTGCATGGCTCTGGTATTATGAACAAATTGGTGGCAAACGTTGTCCTGTTGTAGATACCTGGTGGCAGACGGAGACAGGTATGATTATGATCACATCCCTGCCGGGCATCACTCCCATGAAACCGGGAAGTGCTTCAAAGGCGTTTCCGGGAATAAAGGCAGTTGTCCTTGATGAGGCAGGTAATGAAGTTCCTGTTGGAAAGGGAGGTTATCTTGCCATCAAAAACCCATGGCCAAGTATGATTCGTACTGTTCATGGAAATGAAGAACGTTTCCATAAGACTTACTGGAGTAAGTGGGGCGGTGATATCTACATGTCAGGTGACGGTGCCCGTGTGGACGAAGATGGTTACATCTGGGTGCTGGGAAGGCTTGATGATGTCATTAAGGTTGCAGGGCACAGGCTTGGAACCATGGAAATAGAAAGTTCCCTTGTCTCGCACCCGGCAGTTACGGAAGCGGCGGTTGAGGGTAAAGCCGATGAAATCAAAGGAGAAGTAATTGTTGCCTATGTTATCCTTGAGGCTTATGTGGAACCCTCTGACAAACTCAGGGATGAATTGAAAGCACATGTTGCGGATGAAATCGGGCATATTGCAAGACCTGCCGATATAATTTTTGCCGAAGATCTCCCCAAGACTCGCAGTGGTAAGATTATGAGGCGTATCCTAAAAGCAATTACAAACGGCGAGGATGTAGGGGATGTTACCACTCTTCAGAATCCGGATATTGTGGAAGAATTGAAGCGTAAGGTTGGCGGAGAATGA
- a CDS encoding bacteriohemerythrin: MKILIKSKNININADNIMLNEMINMPIMKWDESFSVKVAEIDKQHQTLVEMLNELYDMMKIGKGKDVIGPLLNDLTEYTVEHFGTEEKYFDKFGFEESARHKHEHKKFVNQVSKFKQEFDDGTANLSIDLMNFLKNWLVEHIKGSDQRYIQCFNENGLN; the protein is encoded by the coding sequence GTGAAGATATTAATAAAATCAAAGAATATAAATATTAATGCTGATAATATAATGCTTAATGAGATGATTAACATGCCGATAATGAAATGGGATGAAAGTTTTAGTGTAAAAGTGGCTGAAATTGATAAACAGCACCAGACTTTAGTTGAAATGCTAAATGAGCTGTACGATATGATGAAAATAGGTAAAGGCAAAGATGTAATCGGCCCCCTACTTAATGATCTTACAGAATATACAGTCGAACATTTTGGAACCGAAGAAAAATACTTTGATAAATTTGGTTTTGAAGAATCCGCAAGACATAAACACGAGCACAAAAAATTCGTAAATCAGGTTTCCAAATTTAAACAGGAATTTGATGATGGAACGGCAAACCTTTCAATTGACCTTATGAACTTCTTAAAAAATTGGCTTGTTGAACATATAAAAGGTTCAGATCAAAGATACATCCAGTGCTTTAATGAAAATGGACTGAATTGA
- the pyrF gene encoding orotidine-5'-phosphate decarboxylase — MERETGLIVALDVLEQDSAIQISSEVAEYVDAIKVGYPLVLSEGIEIISKLADYAPVIADFKVADIPNTDMLICGEVFKQNASGVIVHGFTGEDSLRTCVEVANANHGDIYVVSEMSHPGGERFFQTVAEEIAEMAKLLGATGVVAPATRPERLNVIRNAIGDSLSIISPGVGAQGGSASDAIAAGADWVIVGRSIYNSDNPKESAEKIASEIKPYL, encoded by the coding sequence ATGGAAAGAGAGACAGGGCTCATAGTTGCGCTTGATGTATTAGAACAGGATAGTGCCATCCAAATTTCTTCTGAGGTGGCGGAGTATGTAGATGCAATAAAAGTTGGATATCCGCTTGTCCTTTCCGAAGGGATTGAAATAATTTCAAAACTTGCAGATTATGCTCCGGTAATTGCTGATTTTAAGGTTGCTGATATCCCGAATACTGATATGCTGATCTGTGGGGAAGTTTTCAAGCAAAATGCAAGTGGTGTGATAGTTCATGGTTTTACCGGGGAAGACAGTCTCAGAACCTGCGTTGAAGTTGCAAATGCAAACCATGGCGATATCTATGTAGTCTCAGAAATGAGCCATCCCGGAGGAGAGCGTTTCTTCCAGACGGTTGCAGAGGAAATTGCTGAAATGGCTAAACTTCTGGGTGCCACAGGTGTGGTAGCTCCGGCAACCCGTCCTGAAAGACTCAATGTAATCAGGAATGCAATAGGCGATTCACTCTCAATAATCTCCCCTGGAGTAGGTGCACAGGGCGGGAGTGCTTCGGATGCCATTGCTGCAGGGGCTGACTGGGTAATAGTTGGCAGAAGCATTTATAACTCTGATAATCCCAAAGAATCAGCAGAAAAAATCGCTTCGGAAATTAAGCCCTATTTGTGA
- a CDS encoding adenosylcobinamide amidohydrolase, which yields MDISGLLELVVGILMSLSPDYPVEKAETKVLFETSSGERILLHDDYNLIVALPPGRVCMSTSWLNGGINENLEAIVNHCIPRKICHEQELEGGSLENYLGVVASSLGYNSSSTSVLLTAASMRNASVVSHSYRGLEVSAIVTAGIEVNGCRVGDPASYYQEDGQWKPFVGTINIMLLIGAALPQYALSRAIITVTEAKAAVLQELMISSQYSSGIATGTGTDMLAIVSNSDSNLNLTDAGPHSKLGELIGKCVHEGIRDALLRQSDISALAQRDTLVRLERFGITEASFWKASTNLEGENRKKHFIATLRDLSSNPSVVSLTSSVLHLVDEVSWGLLPEASASKIAVSCMRCLPKIISTEADSIPDDLFEIRDPILDNFVRAMAWTVKNKIYD from the coding sequence TTGGATATTTCCGGACTGCTTGAATTAGTGGTAGGTATTTTGATGAGCCTTTCCCCAGATTATCCGGTTGAAAAAGCTGAAACCAAGGTTCTTTTTGAGACCTCTTCAGGTGAGCGTATATTACTCCATGATGATTACAACCTGATAGTAGCACTTCCTCCGGGAAGAGTATGCATGAGCACTTCCTGGCTGAATGGGGGAATTAACGAAAACCTTGAGGCGATTGTCAACCATTGCATTCCGCGTAAGATATGCCATGAACAGGAGCTGGAGGGTGGTTCTCTTGAGAATTATCTTGGAGTTGTAGCTTCCAGTCTTGGTTATAACTCTTCTTCAACATCAGTACTACTTACTGCGGCCAGTATGAGGAATGCTTCGGTGGTTTCTCATTCTTACAGGGGCCTTGAGGTTTCTGCAATCGTGACTGCAGGTATAGAAGTAAATGGCTGTCGTGTGGGAGATCCGGCTTCCTATTATCAGGAAGATGGGCAATGGAAACCTTTTGTAGGTACAATAAATATCATGCTTCTCATTGGTGCCGCTTTGCCTCAGTATGCACTTTCCAGAGCAATAATAACTGTAACGGAAGCAAAAGCTGCTGTCTTGCAGGAACTTATGATTTCAAGTCAGTATTCTTCAGGTATTGCTACAGGCACAGGCACGGATATGCTTGCCATAGTCTCAAATTCCGATAGTAATCTTAACCTGACCGATGCAGGTCCGCATTCCAAGTTAGGAGAACTGATCGGAAAATGTGTGCATGAAGGAATTCGTGATGCACTTTTAAGGCAATCTGATATTTCGGCTTTGGCCCAAAGGGATACGCTTGTGAGGCTGGAGCGCTTTGGAATCACTGAAGCTTCCTTCTGGAAAGCTTCAACAAATCTTGAAGGGGAAAACAGAAAAAAACATTTTATTGCTACGCTTAGGGATTTATCTTCTAATCCATCCGTTGTTTCGCTTACTTCTTCGGTACTTCATCTTGTGGATGAAGTTTCCTGGGGTTTGCTGCCGGAAGCATCTGCAAGTAAAATTGCTGTCTCATGCATGAGATGCCTGCCAAAAATAATTAGTACGGAAGCAGATTCTATACCCGATGATCTCTTTGAGATTCGCGATCCTATACTGGATAATTTTGTTCGTGCTATGGCATGGACTGTAAAAAACAAAATTTATGATTGA
- a CDS encoding HD domain-containing protein, producing MRLSEFISENNLKTEKKPMGLQIHTGEIEDPEFPIPVRFTYMQEWSDAPSRKIWMSQPYRSIILYENGTVSVYEYVRNADFRLQLLDIKEKYASSGVGGSSGTLQGAFEFALDSHKSMHRKCSKAPYITHPMDVASILLKNDAPDLLVIAGFLHDVLEDSKVNSTLLRYSFDDRVADLVMAVSEVDSKGNLAPHEQANWRERKELSIKKLIDAERDVKLLVCADKLANIKDMFDDLDYLGDRMWDYFNARKDEQKWYYTSVVEALKSGSHSVEDTKMFLQLQKYINMLFS from the coding sequence ATGAGGTTAAGTGAATTCATCTCCGAAAATAATCTGAAAACAGAAAAAAAACCAATGGGTTTACAGATCCACACCGGTGAAATAGAAGATCCGGAATTTCCAATTCCTGTCAGGTTCACATATATGCAGGAATGGTCTGATGCACCTTCAAGGAAAATCTGGATGAGTCAGCCTTACCGTTCAATAATCCTTTATGAAAATGGTACAGTTTCTGTCTATGAATATGTGCGAAATGCAGATTTCCGTCTCCAGCTTCTTGACATCAAGGAGAAATATGCTTCCTCAGGTGTCGGTGGTTCTTCAGGAACCCTTCAGGGAGCATTTGAATTTGCTCTCGACTCCCACAAAAGCATGCATAGGAAATGTTCTAAAGCACCATATATCACACATCCTATGGATGTTGCATCCATTCTCCTCAAGAACGATGCACCTGATTTGCTTGTGATTGCCGGTTTTTTACACGACGTTCTTGAAGACAGTAAAGTTAACAGCACTCTTTTGCGGTATTCCTTTGATGACAGAGTAGCTGATTTAGTGATGGCGGTTTCAGAAGTAGATTCTAAAGGCAACCTTGCACCTCATGAGCAGGCAAACTGGAGAGAACGAAAGGAATTATCAATTAAAAAATTGATAGATGCAGAGCGTGATGTCAAACTTCTGGTATGCGCTGACAAACTTGCCAATATAAAAGACATGTTTGATGATCTCGATTATCTGGGTGACCGGATGTGGGATTACTTCAATGCCCGAAAGGATGAACAAAAGTGGTATTATACTTCTGTAGTTGAAGCCCTTAAATCCGGTTCTCACAGTGTGGAAGATACCAAAATGTTCCTTCAACTCCAGAAATATATAAATATGCTATTTAGCTAA
- a CDS encoding helix-turn-helix transcriptional regulator produces the protein MDDCLLDIACRSDKRKGLLLYLLEGPHNLEEIKKALHVTSTGMLPQIKILKDDGFVEQDGDYYQLSILGRIAANKLRSFLDITETLDKNYDYWSTRDISSVPLELQEKLGMLKDCQILSPSLDSLFEIPKQIVELLSSSMEVCAVASHYHPLYVSIFDRHVSKGKKFSCIISEIDIFQEKNQENFKFTVEKSTFYLSEIPMSFSWFIVSNNCLVFALLNSKHEYDGFVLFGESSEAIAWGNEFFDYYVKHSHRIKESDLD, from the coding sequence ATGGATGACTGCTTACTTGATATTGCTTGTAGATCCGATAAACGAAAAGGCTTGCTTCTTTACTTACTTGAAGGTCCCCATAACCTTGAAGAAATAAAAAAAGCCCTTCATGTAACATCCACGGGAATGCTTCCCCAGATAAAGATCCTAAAGGATGATGGGTTTGTTGAACAGGATGGTGATTATTACCAGCTTTCCATTCTGGGAAGAATTGCTGCAAACAAATTACGTTCATTTCTGGATATCACAGAGACCCTTGACAAAAACTATGATTATTGGTCAACGCGCGATATTTCTTCAGTTCCTCTGGAACTTCAGGAGAAACTTGGGATGCTCAAAGACTGTCAAATTCTGTCTCCAAGTCTTGATAGTTTGTTTGAAATTCCGAAACAAATAGTTGAATTGCTATCTTCTTCCATGGAGGTCTGTGCTGTCGCATCTCATTATCATCCTTTATATGTCTCTATTTTTGACAGACATGTTTCCAAGGGAAAAAAGTTTAGCTGTATTATTTCTGAGATCGATATTTTTCAGGAAAAAAACCAGGAGAATTTCAAGTTTACAGTTGAAAAATCCACTTTTTACCTGAGTGAGATACCGATGTCTTTCTCCTGGTTTATTGTATCTAACAATTGTCTTGTATTTGCACTGTTGAATTCTAAGCATGAATATGATGGTTTTGTCTTATTCGGTGAATCTTCTGAGGCTATTGCATGGGGTAATGAGTTCTTTGACTACTATGTGAAGCATTCTCATAGAATCAAGGAATCTGATCTGGACTGA
- a CDS encoding Hsp20/alpha crystallin family protein produces MVDKRENDKSRDKDALQDFSEIIKKMLDSLGIDPKELSGEPFVCGFSITNLSGESPEISEFGNFSPDFDMGDDFVPDIQSNVGDCKPLIDILETEDQIYITAELHNVEKEEIQLSVSSEFIDLNTYEEGVLSETLILPAKVDPSSAKASYRNGVLEIILTKEGDIHMFDVSID; encoded by the coding sequence ATGGTTGATAAAAGGGAAAATGACAAATCACGTGACAAGGATGCATTGCAGGATTTTTCAGAAATCATAAAGAAGATGCTGGATAGCCTTGGTATTGATCCAAAGGAGTTGTCTGGTGAGCCTTTTGTCTGTGGTTTTTCCATAACAAATCTTTCAGGCGAAAGCCCTGAGATTAGTGAATTCGGAAACTTTTCTCCTGATTTTGATATGGGGGATGATTTTGTTCCCGATATCCAGTCCAACGTGGGTGATTGCAAACCGCTAATTGATATTCTGGAAACAGAAGATCAAATTTACATAACTGCTGAGCTTCATAATGTTGAGAAAGAGGAGATCCAGCTTTCAGTATCCAGTGAATTTATCGATCTAAACACTTATGAGGAAGGTGTGCTGTCAGAGACGCTAATTCTTCCTGCAAAAGTAGATCCCAGCTCGGCAAAAGCTTCTTACAGAAACGGTGTTTTGGAAATTATTCTGACAAAGGAAGGGGACATTCATATGTTTGATGTTTCAATTGATTAA